From Aedes albopictus strain Foshan chromosome 1, AalbF5, whole genome shotgun sequence, one genomic window encodes:
- the LOC109412134 gene encoding protein unc-13 homolog 4B has protein sequence MDLPDVLGYKQVDLNANEANEQILPIKGLNSWKIKTLKLLTDHCMSAIKVSMGEALRKFDPIRHDVESFTRQSAAVIREDLWGDDLKLVENTLWSQLTAEFEESMRNLIAAKTPIEKFSNLRDFYAMVAQTYLPETQELQQDRELAEKLYFLEKQLSLYSSSTRDLIHQYHLACLDAQLRLDEPDRGVLTVRCAIRNDSLEVQIISAEGIKLPLDYKGNCDSYVKINLAPGYRFSDIVMPKTRTKSKNHSPTYNEKFALKLSQEQREIPDALIVFNLKVSEMLGLSQRYVGECFVRLDSIPILDSDRDIKSIEVQQLFLALPESIESDCIPVLEYRQGDKEAVQFFKKLKQKLGKAAYTGSLVSIY, from the exons ATGGATTTGCCGGACGTCTTGGGCTACAAACAGGTGGATCTCAACGCCAATGAAGCCAACGAACAAATTCTACCAATAAAGGGTCTCAACAGTTGGAAGATCAAGACTTTGAAGCTTCTGACGGACCATTGCATGTCGGCTATCAAGGTCAGTATGGGTGAGGCGCTGCGCAAATTTGACCCGATACGACACGATGTGGAAAGCTTCACTAGACAATCGGCGGCAGTGATCCGGGAGGACTTGTGGGGTGACGACTTGAAATTGGTCGAGAATACCCTGTGGAGCCAGTTGACGGCTGAGTTCGAGGAATCGATGAGGAATTTGATCGCG GCAAAAACACCAATCGAGAAGTTTTCCAACTTGAGAGATTTCTACGCAATGGTTGCGCAGACGTACTTACCAGAAACGCAGGAACTTCAGCAGGACAGGGAGCTAGCGGAAAAACTGTATTTCCTAGAGAAACAACTGAGTCTTTATAGTAGCTCGACTCGAGACCTGATCCATCAGTACCACCTGGCATGTTTGGATGCCCAACTGCGTCTTGACGAACCGGACCGAGGGGTACTTACCGTGAGGTGTGCCATCCGCAACGATAGCCTGGAGGTTCAGATTATTTCCGCCGAGGGCATAAAGCTTCCGCTGGATTACAAGGGCAACTGTGATTCCTACGTCAAGATAAACCTTGCTCCCGGGTATAGGTTCTCGGATATTGTTATGCCAAAAACTCGAACAAAGTCCAAGAATCACTCACCCACGTACAACGAGAAGTTTGCTTT AAAACTATCCCAAGAACAACGAGAGATCCCCGACGCCCTGATTGTCTTCAATCTCAAAGTATCGGAAATGCTCGGCCTTAGCCAACGGTACGTCGGTGAATGTTTCGTTCGGTTGGACAGCATCCCTATTCTGGACTCGGACCGGGACATCAAGAGCATCGAGGTGCAACAGCTGTTCCTAGCACTACCGGAAAGTATTG aatcggaCTGCATCCCAGTGCTCGAGTACCGACAAGGTGACAAGGAAGCAGTGCAGTTCTTCAAAAAGCTCAAGCAAAAATTAGGCAAGGCTGCCTATACCGGAAGTTTGGTCAGCATTTACTAG